A region of the Litchfieldia alkalitelluris genome:
AACCTGTGTTTAAGTATAATTAACAAAAAGCTAATCGCATACCTTTTATGCGATTAGCTTTTTCTTTGTTCATGGCTGTTTCGTAAACTTTGTTGCTTTTGAAAGGTCTATTGTATTCACTATGAATTAATTAGAGTGGCATCTTTTCTTCTTAATCGTTAAACCAAAATCCTGAAATAATAATGTTATTTACTCTAGAATAGGTCAATTAGCAACAATCTTTTCAGAAAAGAGCCTTGTTCATTTAATTTTAAAGCGTTGAATATGACTATGTAGGCCCTCGGCTTTTAACACCTTTAATTGTATCTCACCTAGTAAATCGAAATGAGGATATACATTTCTATTATGTATCCATTCCCTCTTTAGGCCGTAAGAATGACCCCATTCAACTAATTTTTGAAGGTCATTACAGCCTACCTTAGTTACAGATGTAACATCCATAAAACGAGGGTCTTGCCAAAAATGAGTGATAAAGGCAATCTTACCTGCTGCTACTTTGTTTTTCCATTCTTCTAGTTCGTCTCTAGAAATTCCAAATGCCATTAGTTATTCTCACTTTTTTTCGCTTTTTCATAAGCTTGGTGCCACTCAGGATAATATTTCTTAAAATGAATAGGCCTAAATGAATCTTTTTTCACACAAACATGGGAAGATGTGCCGATTACGGAGATTTCTTGACTTTCATTTACAATTTCATATCCATATACACTTCTTATTCCATCATATTTTTCTATCCAAGTCGAGATTGTAGCTACTTCACCATATCTTAGTGGCTTTTTATAAGTGACTTGTATATCAATAACTGGAGAGATAATTCCGTCTTTTTCCATTCCTGCATAGCTAAATCCTAAATCCTTGATAAGAGCGGTTCTCCCTATTTCCATCCATACTAAATAGTTTGCATGATAAACTACACCCATTTGATCTGTTTCTGCATACCGAACTTCTATCTCTTTCTTTGATATGAACATTGTGTTTCTCCTTTATTACTACCTAATAGGTTTCATTGACAGTTATGATACCATACTTTCCTAAGAATACGGTAGTAAAAAGACCAAACTGTAACCTCCGTTTGGTCTTTGGTACGGTTTATTTATAGCCGTTCTCACGATCACTTGCTTCGTCTCTTATTTCATTTCTCATCGCTTCAATACTTTCTTCTCTTCTTTGATTCTTCGCTTCAATACGCGCGCGCTCTTCTTCTGTAGCTAACTGCATTGTTTCATGAGATTCCTCAATGTTTTCAATTGTATTTTGAACCATGTCTTGCAATTTTTCTACATTATCACTACGATCATCTGGTTTAGGTTGTTGTTGTTTCATCTTATTCCTCCTTGATATGTAAAGTACACACGTATTTTGCTTCAAGCCTTAGTAAATTAAACATCTAAAATATTGGTCGAAATATTTAATTGAAAATAAAAGGCGTATTGATATTCAATACGCCTTACAATGGTTATTCACCTTTTGTTTGAATGACTTGAGCATGCTTGCCCGATTTATCTTGCATTTTCTTACCCTTATTTCCTCTAAACCCACGTGGTTGTGTACCTAAGTGGTCTTGGCTAAAGTGGTCTGTAGTATTACCTGACATAATATCGCCTCCCTCATATTCATTATCACCAACAGACGGTGACTTCATGAAAGGCAAATGTCGGTTATTTACCCAATCACTATTCAGCCTTCTTTAAAAGCCTTTGTTCCAATCTTTCTTCAATTTTCGCCAAAGCTTCTTGATCACTTAATAGCTGTTGTTTATTTTCTAGAACTAACTCTTCAAAGGTTTGTTTTTTTACTTTTCTCAACCTTCACACCACCTTCAATTGATCTTAGTAGTATTTATTCCCAATTTCACGTCCAATTATTACAACTTTTAGAAAATTTCTTTATCTTGAAAATTTAAAAAAGAACCTTCCTAAACGGAAAGGTCCAAATAAAATTTATTCAAGTTCTTTTAAGTATGATTCCATCTGCTCTAAGGTCATCTCACCAGGATGTCTCTCCCTAATGATCCCCTTACTATCTATAAAAAAGGACACAGGTAAATTAAGGACTCGATACGTACTACTAGTTTGATTAGTCACATCCAAAAGAATCGGAAAGGTAAATCCATGTTCTTCAACAAAGTCTTTTGCTGTTTCTAAACTTTTTTCAGTCACCGTCATATTGACTGCCAGAACAACTACATCATCAGGAGCGTTGTTGTGTAATTCCTGCATTGCTGGCATTTCTTCTAAGCACGGCTTACACCATGATGCCCAAAAGTTTAATAATACTTTTTTTCCTTTAAGCTCTGAAAGCTTGACAGTACCACCGTTCATCATTTGAAGCTCAAAGTCAGGTGCGGTATTCCCTATTTCTACACCCACTACTTCACTTTTTTGTTTAGCTATTGCTTGCATAATTGAAAAACCGATCATAGCAAGTAACATTAAAATGGCTATGATTGTTAGTGGCTTTTTCATAATGTTCCTCCTAAAACTTCCCATCATCTAGATATTAAGTGTTTTCCTTATTTTATCATAAATATCTAACTTTGAATGAAAAAATGCTGACTCGTATATCTGAGTCAGCATCTATTTTCATATTAAGCTTTAAGCTTGTCACGAAGAACCATTTGAAGAATTCCACCATGACGATAGTAGTCAATTTCAACTTCGCTATCAAATCGCACAAGCACTTCAAATTCTTGCTTGTTTCCATCTTCATCAGTTGCTGTCACTTTTACAAAGTCACGTGGACGAACTGATTCATCGATTTGAACTTCAATTGTTTCTTTACCAGTAAGACCTAGTACCTCAGCATTTTCACCTTGTTTGAATTGTAAAGGTAGAACACCCATTAATACAAGGTTACTACGGTGAATACGCTCAAAGCTTTCAGCGATAACTGTTTTAATACCTAAAAGGTTTGTCCCTTTAGCTGCCCAGTCACGTGAACTTCCCATACCATAATCATTACCAGCTAAAACTACTAGTCCAGTACCTTCTTCTTTGTAGCTCATACAAGCATCATAAATAGTAGTTACGTCACCAGTTGGCCAGTGTGTTGTAAATCCGCCTTCAGTACCAGGAGCAATTTGGTTCTTAATACGGATATTTGCAAATGTACCACGCATCATGACTTCATGGTGTCCACGACGAGAACCATATGAGTTAAAGTCTCTTGGAGTTACTCCCTTAGATTGTAGATATTTACCTGCAGGAGTATCTTTTCCGATTGAACCTGCTGGAGAAATATGGTCAGTTGTTACAGAATCACCGAATTTTGCAACGACACGTAAACCACTTAATGGTTTTACTTCGCCTGCTTCAGGAGATAAATCTTCAAAGAACGGTGGATTTGCAATATATGTTGATTCATCATCCCAAACATATAATGCTTGATCCGTAGTTTCGATTTCATTCCAACGTTCGTTGTCATCGAACACACGCTCATATTCTTTTCTGAATAGTTCAGGAGTTACAGTAGCCTTAACTACATCCTTTACTTCACTGATTGATGGCCAAATATCTCTAAAGAATACATCATTACCATCTCTGTCTTTACCGATCGAGTCATTTTGAAGATCAATATCAACCGTACCCGCTAATGCATAAGCAACAACTAGTGGTGGAGAAGCTAAATAGTTTCCTTTTACCAGTGGGTGAATACGACCTTCGAAGTTACGGTTACCAGAAAGAACTGAAGTTACCAAAAGATCACTTTCTGCTACAGCTTTTTCGATTTCGTCAGCTAATGGACCAGAGTTACCAATACATGTTGTACATCCGTAACCAACTGTGTTGAATCCTAGCTTTTCAAGGTAAGGAAGTAATCCAGCTGCTTCTAGATATCCAGTTACAACCTTTGAACCAGGTGCTAATGATGTTTTTACATACTTTGGCACCTCTAAACCTTTTTCAGCAGCTTTTTTCGCAACAAGTCCTGCTCCAAGCATAACGTAAGGATTAGAAGTGTTTGTACAGCTTGTAATTGCAGCGATTGCAATTGCGCCTGTCTTCATGTTTACTTCATCACCATCGTTAAATTTAACTGTAATCTCTTTATTTATATCTTCAGGAGTTAAACCAAAACCTTGGTTTCCTGTCTTTGTTAGTGCTTCAGAAAATGATTCTTTCATTTCTGAAAGTGGAATTAAATCTTGAGGACGTTTTGGTCCAGAAAGATTTGGTTGAATATCAGCAAGATCAATTTCAACTAATGCAGTAAAATTAGGATCTTCCAAGTCTGGCGTATAGTATAATCCGTTATTTTTTGAATATTCTTCAACAACTTTAATTTGCTCTTCATCACGGCCAGTTAAACGAAGGTATTCAATTGCTTCTCCATCAACTGGGAAGAATCCACAGGTAGCCCCGTATTCTGGTGCCATGTTTGAGATTGTAGCACGATCAGCAAGTGGAAGTTGAGCAATACCAGGTCCGAAGAACTCAACAAATTTACCAACTACACCTTTTTGACGTAACACTTGAGTTACTTTAAGTGCAAGGTCAGTAGCAGTTGTTCCATTTGGAAGCGTACCTGTTAGTTTTACACCAATCACTTCAGGAACTGGGAAGTATGAAGGTTGACCTAACATTCCAGCTTCTGCTTCAATACCACCAACACCCCAACCTAATACACCAATACCATTAATCATCGTTGTATGTGAGTCAGTACCTACTAATGTATCTGGGAATGCTTCAAATTCACCGTTTTCACCTTCGATTGCATGTACAACATTTGCAAGGTATTCTAAGTTTACTTGGTGAACGATACCAGTTGCAGGTGGTACAGCACGATAGTTGTCAAATGATTTTTGAGCCCAGCTTAAAAATTTATAACGCTCAGCATTACGTTCAAATTCTAGATCCATGTTGAATTGAAGCGAATCCATAGTGCCCGCTCTATCAACCTGTACTGAGTGGTCGATAACTAAATCAACTGGAATTTCAGGATTAATTTTATCAGGATCTCCACCTAAGTCAGCCATTGCTTTACGTAGTGAAGCTAAATCTACGACTGCAGGAACACCTGTGAAATCTTGGAGGATAACGCGTGAAGGTTTGAATGGAACATCTACTTCCTTAACCTCATCTGTACCCCATTTTGCTAAGTTCTCAACATGTTCTTTAGTAATAACTCTTCCATCAACTTGGCGAAGAACTGATTCTAAAAGAACTTTGATTGAATATGGTAATTTTGATACATTACCAATGTTTGCATCTTCTAATGCTTTTAATGAATAATAGTTATACGTTTTGCCGTTTACATCAAAAGATGAACGAGCGTTAAAAACATCTTGTTTTGTCATATGTATTACCCCCTCTAATTAATAGTAGAACAATTTCAACAAAATGTCGAAAATAAAATAAAAACTCCCCACTAATTTACATGACAATATTATATTAATACACTACTTAACATAAGTAAATAAAAAGAAAGTTATCGTTTAGAATAAGTTTTCCTTATAACACTGTCCCCTTAAATATCTTAATTAAGATAATAATAATTTTAACATTGTTAAGCAAACTAATGTTGGAGGTGATGATGGTTATGGCTAAAAGAAAAGCGAATCATGTCCGACCTGGAATGAATCACGCGGACGCACAAGGAATTGGTGCAGGTTATAATGAAGAATTCTCAAATGAACCATTAACTGCGGAGCAACGTCAAAATAATAAAAAACGTAAGAAAAATCAATAAAGACTTTTTTAAAACCAAATAAAAATAAAGCCTGCTTTTCGCGGGCTTTATTTTTTTACTGATTCACTTCATCAATGATTGATTGAAGATCTTCTTTAAATTTATTGAGTTGGTCTAGTTGAGTATCAGATGCTACTTCTATCGCATTATTAATTTGATTAAAGGCTTCATTCACTTCATTTTTCAACCTTTTTAGTTGAACACCATAGTCTGGATCATCATGGACAATACTATGATACACATCCATTGCCTGGTTTGTCCCTTGTTCTGCCGCCTGATATGCTTGCTGTTTATCCTTTTGATAAGGCATTATAATTCCTCCCTACATTTAATTAATCATACTTAGCATCCCAATAATTAGCGAAAACATTACTAAACAAATAAGAATAAATTAATTAATATTTCTCATCCTATCTGTAGAAGGAGGGATTTCAAATGGCAGAAAAAAACACAGGCAAAGATATTCGAAGAAACTCACCTAAAGGTCATGAAGGCCAGCCAGAACCATTAAGTGGATCTAAAAAAGTGAAAAATAGAAACCATACCCGTCAAAAAAATAATGCGGGCCATGATCTATAACATTTCGAAATAAATAAAAGCTGGCCACTATGGTCAGCTTTTTACACCAAGACGATTACAGGCATCTACTACATCGGAGATTTCTTCGTCTGAAATCGTTCTAAAATCCAACACAACAGATTCATTTTTTACACGAGCAATGATTTTCACATCACCAGTTCTTAAAGTAACTGCCATATCCTCTGCCGACATACTCACATGTGTAAGTGTAACAGTATAGGTCGGAATCGTTACATCAGGCATCGTCCCTCCACCCACTTGTGAAACATCTTCTAAAAGTGCAGTGGACAAGTCTTTATTGTTAAGCTGGTTAATAAAGTGCTGTGCTTTTATTCTGATTGTTTCTTTATCGTCTAAAATATCTCTTACAGTCGGAATCGCCTTAATCTCATCTCCACCTGTTAAATATGGTTGTAATGTCGCTTCAAGTGCTGCAAGTGTCATTTTATCTACTCGCAATACCCTTGCAAGTTGATGTTTTTTTAGTTTTGCAATTAGCTCTTTTTTTCCAACGATAATCCCTGCTTGTGGACCACCTAAAAGCTTATCACCGCTAAATGAAACAATATCAGCACCCTCTTTAATCACCTCAGCAACAACTGGTTCATCTCCGATACGATGGGCTCGATAATCATATAACACTCCACTTCCTAAATCTTCATAGAAAAGGACATGGTTATACTTTTTTTGTAAGGAAATTAATTCATCAGTGGGTACCGTTTTTGTAAAACCAATGGTCTTAAAGTTACTCGTATGCACCTTCATAATCATAGCTGTTTCTTCGTTAATCGCATTTTCATAGTCGACTAGGTGTGTTTTGTTGGTTGTACCCACTTCAACTAATGTTGCATCACTTTCCTCCATAATACTAGAGACGCGAAACGATCCGCCAATTTCTACCAACTGCCCTCTGGATACAATGACTTCCTTATTCTTTGCTAGCGCTCTAAGAATTAAATACACTGCTGCAGCATTGTTATTTACAACCATGGCTGCCTCAGCACCGGTTACTTTTTGTAAGATTCCCTCAATAATGTCATGTCTGGACCCTCTAGTCCCCTTTTCAATATTGTATTCTAAATTGGAGTAGTTTCCTGCTATTTCTACAACCTTCTGTATCGCTTTTTCACTTAATCTCGCTCGTCCAAGGTTTGTATGTAGGACTGTCCCAGTCGCATTTATCACTTTTTTCATGTAATAAGACACAAGTGAAGAAGCTTCTTTTTCGGTCATGTGAAAAATCATATCTACTAAATAATCTTTCGTTATCGTTTCTTCAAGCATTGTGTTTGATTTAATTTTTGCTCGAATTGAAGTACTAACTTCTTGAACGATTTGAGTTAATTTTTCTTTTGTTAAACCATATGTAGTCTCAATTTCATGAAATCTCTTATTTTTTTGAATTTCATGGATTGGGGGAATTAATCGTAAATATTCGTTCATAGCTTGCCTCCATTTTGTTTCAAAGAAAAATGAAACAAATCTTCATGTAATGATTAAACTTGAAATAGACTAGGTAGGAAAAGCTGCTCGGGAATATTTGAAGGATTGTAATCAGAAGATATCGTGAGTGGGGCAATAGAAAGGAAGGAGTGCTGCGAATACAGACTCCTTTTTTAGAGAAATTCTATTTATTATCCACAAGCTTTGAGATTATTTCTTGAACATCTGGGAACTTGCCAACCTCAAGCTTTGAATAAATCTTCTCACCATTAACAATCACTTCAAATGCGCCACCAGAGCTTGGGATTAACTCAAGATTTGTTATCGTGTGACGAAAATGACTAAATAACTCTTCCGCGAAACTCGCGGCTTTTGGTGCGTAGTTTCACTGCATGCAAAATTCTACTGATACCTTAAAAGTTGCCATTTTACTTCCTCCTAGCATTTTTCCATTAGTTCTATATTATTTTATATAAAACAAGGGCTTTTCGCAAAACATTCGTATTTCTTATTCGAAAAACATTATTCACTTCTCCATACTCTTTCATTATCAACACGTTTAGTAATCTTTAATCGGTCATACAACTCAAGTAATGGTACAATATACTTCCTTGATAATTGTAGTATATCCTTTGCTTCCTTTATATCAAAAGAGTCACTAGTATGTTCTTTCATGACTAGTACAGATTGGTTTAATGCTTTTTCATGAATATAAAACTTTTCATCTAATTGATAAATTTGTTCCGTAAGAAGTAAATGATGAAGTAAGCTATTCCCCTCTTTTTCGGGTAACCCTGCTTGTCCTACATAATCACTCCATGAAGAAACCGTCAGATGATCTTTTTCAAGTGAGCGAACGACACCTTCCATTCGCTTTTCCCACTGCTTTGGAAAAGATGGAGCAAATTCAATCAATGATATATACTGCTCATCTTTTTTAAGAATCTGATCAGTTATTAAAAGTGTTATAGTAAAATCGATTAAATCTTTAGGATACGTCTTTGAAAAAGATTGAGTTAATTCTGCCTTGTTCATTCCAGGTAATAAGGTATTTTCCTCGTGAAACCCGTTAATTTCTTTTTCAATTTGTTCACCTAATTTAGAAATTATAAACATAGACGAATAACGGTCTTTCTTCACTTCAGTGAACTCTTCCTGAGAGAGGATATCTGTTAAAGCTTCATGAGACATTCCTGTTTCTTTCCCGAGTTCTTGAATTGATAACAGATGACCTCGTTTGAGCGCATCCAGTACGCGATCTTTAGGGGTTCCCTCTTTTTTCATATTAAGCATGCTAATTGTTTCATTTCCAAAGCGGTATTTTTGTCCTTGTGGATCAATGACCCATCCGCCTCCAATCGTTTCTGCTGGAGTAGGCCTTCTAAGGATAAAACGATCACCGCGTTTTGTTACGATTCCCTCATTTAATCTTAATTGGCATAAGATTTCGCCCTGATCATCTCCGGCTTCATTGCGATCAAAGAATACAAGAGTTCCCATGACTTCCTTTGTCCCGATATGACATTTAATTAATGAACGCTGTTTCACCTTATATTCCAAGTCATTAACAAATCGCAACGCAATATCCACAGTATCTGTTACAGCATAATCATTTGATGAAACAAGTACATCACCACGAGTGATTTCGCTTTTTGAAACACCACTTAAGTTAATCGCAACCCGCTGACCTGCTTGGGCTTCTTTTACTTGAGCATGATGAACTTGTAGCTGTCGTGCCTTTACCTCAATTTGGTTTGGTAAAACCGTTAAAAAGCTTTCTTCTTTGACAATTCCTTCATAAATCGTTCCCCGGACCACAGTACCTTGTCCTTTAACCGTAAATACCTGATCAATCGGCAGACGGAAGCTGCCTTCTACTTTCTGTGTTTCAATCGTTTCTAATTCACTTTTTATAATGTCTTTTAACTCGTTAATCCCTTTACCTGTAAGACTATCTACTAAAACTAGCGGGGCATCTGAAAAAACGGTCCCATCTAATTGTTCTTTTATATCATCTTCTACTAGTTCAATAAACTCAGGATCTACCCGATCAATTTTGGTAACTGCGACTATACCTCTTTCAATACCCAAGAATGAAAGAATCTCAAGATGCTCTGTAGTCTGTGGCATAACACCTTCGTCTGCCGCAACCACTAAAACCACTAAATCAATACCCGCTACACCCGCAATCATTTGACGGATAAATCGTTCATGTCCAGGAACATCAATTACTGAAACATCCATATCTTCACTTAGATGTAATGGAGCAAATCCTAACTCAATTGAAATTTGCCTTTCCTTTTCTTCTTTCAGCCGATCTGTATCAATATTCGTTAACGCCTTCGTTAACGTTGTCTTCCCATGATCAATATGTCCAGCCATTCCTACTGTAAAATTTCTTTTCCCCATGTTCTTTTCCCTACCTTTAAACTATACCTACTTATCTCCTTACTCTATCGCAATTGACAAGCTAAAAGCAACAAAACTAGCTTTAAATAATCATTTTAACTAGTAGAAGTTTCACGGATTTTTACGAATGGATTTAATGATAGTCATTTAATATATATCTATCTTATAGATAAACGTTGGACAATTTACCTTCTAATCCCCTGTAATAGCACGTGTTCAAAAAGCCATCTCATTTTTTTATGCTTAATACTTGAAAAATAATAAAAATTACTTTAATATAATAAATGTTGCTTTAAGCATAATCATATTTCGGGGTTGATTGGGGTACTGGTGTCCCTCACGGTCTTCAAAACCGATTGTGACCTGCGTGCCAGGTTAGCTGGGTTCGATTCCCAGGCAGTCCCGCCAAATTCATTAAAAACTTCAATTAAGTTGACTATAATATAAAAATACAACAGATGGAGCGCCCTAGCATGGGTGCTTTTTTTACTTGAAAAAACTTCTCTCTCTAGTAATGGTTTGTAGGCGCTATAAAAATCAAGCTTCATGTTATTTGTAATGTTTAAAAAATTATCTTTTAAGTAATTCTCCTAATGTAATATAATGGATATAAAATACACAGGAGGAATTTTATGGGATTATTAGATGGATTAATGGGTAACGCCTCTGAAGCCGATATAAAGGAAGTTTCAAAAGATTTAGAGTTAATTTTAACTGATAACGAACGAGTAGAGAAAGCATTCAAGTTAATTCGCGATTTAATTGTTTTCACAGATAAACGACTAATTCTTATTGATAAACAAGGTGTAACTGGTAAAAAGGTTGAATACCATTCCATCCCCTATCGTTCTGTTACTCACTTTAGTGTGGAAACAGCCGGCACTTTCGACCTAGATGCAGAACTTAAGATATGGATTTCCAGCACTACACAGCCGGTCGCAAAACAATTTAAAAAAGACAAAAATATTTATGACGTACAAAAAGCATTAGCTT
Encoded here:
- a CDS encoding acyl-CoA thioesterase translates to MFISKKEIEVRYAETDQMGVVYHANYLVWMEIGRTALIKDLGFSYAGMEKDGIISPVIDIQVTYKKPLRYGEVATISTWIEKYDGIRSVYGYEIVNESQEISVIGTSSHVCVKKDSFRPIHFKKYYPEWHQAYEKAKKSENN
- the tlp gene encoding small acid-soluble spore protein Tlp; translated protein: MKQQQPKPDDRSDNVEKLQDMVQNTIENIEESHETMQLATEEERARIEAKNQRREESIEAMRNEIRDEASDRENGYK
- a CDS encoding acid-soluble spore protein N; translation: MSGNTTDHFSQDHLGTQPRGFRGNKGKKMQDKSGKHAQVIQTKGE
- a CDS encoding FbpB family small basic protein — protein: MRKVKKQTFEELVLENKQQLLSDQEALAKIEERLEQRLLKKAE
- a CDS encoding peroxiredoxin family protein, giving the protein MKKPLTIIAILMLLAMIGFSIMQAIAKQKSEVVGVEIGNTAPDFELQMMNGGTVKLSELKGKKVLLNFWASWCKPCLEEMPAMQELHNNAPDDVVVLAVNMTVTEKSLETAKDFVEEHGFTFPILLDVTNQTSSTYRVLNLPVSFFIDSKGIIRERHPGEMTLEQMESYLKELE
- the acnA gene encoding aconitate hydratase AcnA, which translates into the protein MTKQDVFNARSSFDVNGKTYNYYSLKALEDANIGNVSKLPYSIKVLLESVLRQVDGRVITKEHVENLAKWGTDEVKEVDVPFKPSRVILQDFTGVPAVVDLASLRKAMADLGGDPDKINPEIPVDLVIDHSVQVDRAGTMDSLQFNMDLEFERNAERYKFLSWAQKSFDNYRAVPPATGIVHQVNLEYLANVVHAIEGENGEFEAFPDTLVGTDSHTTMINGIGVLGWGVGGIEAEAGMLGQPSYFPVPEVIGVKLTGTLPNGTTATDLALKVTQVLRQKGVVGKFVEFFGPGIAQLPLADRATISNMAPEYGATCGFFPVDGEAIEYLRLTGRDEEQIKVVEEYSKNNGLYYTPDLEDPNFTALVEIDLADIQPNLSGPKRPQDLIPLSEMKESFSEALTKTGNQGFGLTPEDINKEITVKFNDGDEVNMKTGAIAIAAITSCTNTSNPYVMLGAGLVAKKAAEKGLEVPKYVKTSLAPGSKVVTGYLEAAGLLPYLEKLGFNTVGYGCTTCIGNSGPLADEIEKAVAESDLLVTSVLSGNRNFEGRIHPLVKGNYLASPPLVVAYALAGTVDIDLQNDSIGKDRDGNDVFFRDIWPSISEVKDVVKATVTPELFRKEYERVFDDNERWNEIETTDQALYVWDDESTYIANPPFFEDLSPEAGEVKPLSGLRVVAKFGDSVTTDHISPAGSIGKDTPAGKYLQSKGVTPRDFNSYGSRRGHHEVMMRGTFANIRIKNQIAPGTEGGFTTHWPTGDVTTIYDACMSYKEEGTGLVVLAGNDYGMGSSRDWAAKGTNLLGIKTVIAESFERIHRSNLVLMGVLPLQFKQGENAEVLGLTGKETIEVQIDESVRPRDFVKVTATDEDGNKQEFEVLVRFDSEVEIDYYRHGGILQMVLRDKLKA
- the sspO gene encoding small acid-soluble spore protein O — translated: MAKRKANHVRPGMNHADAQGIGAGYNEEFSNEPLTAEQRQNNKKRKKNQ
- a CDS encoding small acid-soluble spore protein P encodes the protein MAEKNTGKDIRRNSPKGHEGQPEPLSGSKKVKNRNHTRQKNNAGHDL
- the selA gene encoding L-seryl-tRNA(Sec) selenium transferase, whose translation is MNEYLRLIPPIHEIQKNKRFHEIETTYGLTKEKLTQIVQEVSTSIRAKIKSNTMLEETITKDYLVDMIFHMTEKEASSLVSYYMKKVINATGTVLHTNLGRARLSEKAIQKVVEIAGNYSNLEYNIEKGTRGSRHDIIEGILQKVTGAEAAMVVNNNAAAVYLILRALAKNKEVIVSRGQLVEIGGSFRVSSIMEESDATLVEVGTTNKTHLVDYENAINEETAMIMKVHTSNFKTIGFTKTVPTDELISLQKKYNHVLFYEDLGSGVLYDYRAHRIGDEPVVAEVIKEGADIVSFSGDKLLGGPQAGIIVGKKELIAKLKKHQLARVLRVDKMTLAALEATLQPYLTGGDEIKAIPTVRDILDDKETIRIKAQHFINQLNNKDLSTALLEDVSQVGGGTMPDVTIPTYTVTLTHVSMSAEDMAVTLRTGDVKIIARVKNESVVLDFRTISDEEISDVVDACNRLGVKS
- a CDS encoding Rdx family protein — encoded protein: MATFKVSVEFCMQUNYAPKAASFAEELFSHFRHTITNLELIPSSGGAFEVIVNGEKIYSKLEVGKFPDVQEIISKLVDNK
- the selB gene encoding selenocysteine-specific translation elongation factor, with protein sequence MGKRNFTVGMAGHIDHGKTTLTKALTNIDTDRLKEEKERQISIELGFAPLHLSEDMDVSVIDVPGHERFIRQMIAGVAGIDLVVLVVAADEGVMPQTTEHLEILSFLGIERGIVAVTKIDRVDPEFIELVEDDIKEQLDGTVFSDAPLVLVDSLTGKGINELKDIIKSELETIETQKVEGSFRLPIDQVFTVKGQGTVVRGTIYEGIVKEESFLTVLPNQIEVKARQLQVHHAQVKEAQAGQRVAINLSGVSKSEITRGDVLVSSNDYAVTDTVDIALRFVNDLEYKVKQRSLIKCHIGTKEVMGTLVFFDRNEAGDDQGEILCQLRLNEGIVTKRGDRFILRRPTPAETIGGGWVIDPQGQKYRFGNETISMLNMKKEGTPKDRVLDALKRGHLLSIQELGKETGMSHEALTDILSQEEFTEVKKDRYSSMFIISKLGEQIEKEINGFHEENTLLPGMNKAELTQSFSKTYPKDLIDFTITLLITDQILKKDEQYISLIEFAPSFPKQWEKRMEGVVRSLEKDHLTVSSWSDYVGQAGLPEKEGNSLLHHLLLTEQIYQLDEKFYIHEKALNQSVLVMKEHTSDSFDIKEAKDILQLSRKYIVPLLELYDRLKITKRVDNERVWRSE
- a CDS encoding PH domain-containing protein — protein: MGLLDGLMGNASEADIKEVSKDLELILTDNERVEKAFKLIRDLIVFTDKRLILIDKQGVTGKKVEYHSIPYRSVTHFSVETAGTFDLDAELKIWISSTTQPVAKQFKKDKNIYDVQKALASYILK